The DNA segment GGCCATCGGGTCCTGGAAGACGATCTGCACCTGTCCGCGCAGCGCCCGGCGGGCAGCCGCGCCGAGACCGTCGAGCGACTGTCCGAAGAGCTCGATCTCGCCGCCCTCGGGGCGCACCAGGTTGAGCAGCTCGAAGAGCGTGGTGGACTTGCCGGAACCGGATTCCCCGACGAGTGCGAGGGTCTCGCCGCGGCGGATCCGCAGATCGACCCCGTCCACGGCGTGCACGGTGCCGACCCGCCGCTTGAAGGCGCTGCCCTTCAGAACGGGGAACGTCCTGACGAGTCCGCGCACGTCCAGCACGGCGCCGGCGCCGGTCCCTCCGGCGGGGGCACCAGGTGCGGCTCCGGTGGCAGGTGCGGCTTCGGCAGCGGGCGGGATGTCCGGTACCGGGAACACATCGAGCGGGCCGAGCCGCTTCTCCGCGATCTCGTCGGCGCGTACGCACGCGACCGCGTGCCCGTCCACGGTCCGCAGGGCGGGCTCAGCCGTCAGGCAGGGCTCCCCGGCGAGCGGGCAGCGCGGTGCGAACGGGCAGCCGGGCCCGGTGCTCCCGGCCGTGGGCGGTGACCCGGGGATCGGCACCAGCACCTCACCGGCGGTGTCCAGCCGGGGCACCGCGCCGATCAGGCCCAGTGTGTACGGCATCCGGGGCCGCTCGAAGAGCTCTTCGGCGGGGGCGCTCTCCACGATCCGTCCCGCGTACATCACCGCCACCCGGTCCGCCGCGCCCGCTATCACCCCGAGGTCGTGGCTGACGAGGACCAGCGCGGCGCCGGTCTCGCGCTGCGCGGTGCGCAGCACATCGAGCACCTGCGCCTGGATGGTGACGTCCAGGGCGGTCGTCGGCTCGTCGGCGAGGATGACGTCCGGGTTGTTCGCCATGGCCATCGCGATCATGGCGCGCTGGCGCATCCCGCCGGAGAACTCGTGCGGATAGGACTGCGCCCTGAGTCCGGGCTCCGGGATCCCGACGAGGTCGAGGAGTTCGACGGCGCGCGCACGGGCCGCCGCACGCGGGATGTCCTGGTGGGCCCGGACCGCCTCGGCGATCTGGTCGCCGATCCGGTAGACGGGGGTGAAGGCGGAGAGCGGGTCCTGGAAGACCATGCCGATCCGGCTGCCGCGCACCGCGGACAGCTCGCGGTCGGAGGCGCCGACGAGTTCCGTACCGTCGAGCCTGACCGATCCGCGTACGGCCGCGTTCCCGGGCAGCAGCCCGAGGACGGCGAGCGCGGTCGCGGACTTGCCGGACCCCGACTCCCCCACCAGGCCGAGCACTTCGCCGCGCCGCAGCGAGAAGCTCACGCCGCGGACCGCGGGTGCGCCGTCGAAGTCGACCTCCAGACCACTCACTTCGAGTACCGCGGTCATCGCTTTGCCCCCTTGCGGCTGCGGCGCCGGCGGGAGGTCGGGTCCAGCGCGTCGCGCAGCCCGTCTCCCACCAGATTCACCGCGAGTACGAAAATGATCAGAAGCCCCGCTGCGAAGAAGAACATCCAGGGATACGTGACGGCAGCCCCCGTCGAGGAGGCGATGAGCGTGCCCAGCGAGACGTCGGGCGACTGGACGCCGAACCCGAAGTACGAGAGCGCTGTCTCGCTCATCACCGCGCCGCCGACCGCGATGGTGGCGTCGATGATGAGGAACGAGGCGATGTTGGGCACCACATGACGCCAGATGATCCGGAAGGGTCCGACGCCCATGTACCGGGCCGCACGCACGAACTCGCGTTCCTTCAGCGACAGCGTCATCGACCTGACCACGCGTGCGGTGATCATCCAGCCGAAGACGGCGAGCAGCCCGACGAAGGCGAACCAGCCGCCGTTCTGCAGCCGCGGCGAGATGATCGCGATGATCAGGAAGGACGGGAAGACCAGCAGCAGGTCGACGAAGAACATCAGGATCCGGTCGGTCCAGCCGCCGAAGTACCCGGCGCAGGCGCCGGTCAGCGAGGCCAGGACCGTGGAGAACAGCGCCACGAGCAGACCGATCAGCAGGGACTTCTGGAGTCCCCGGATGGTCTGGGCGAAGACGTCCTGGCCGATGCGGTTGGTGCCCCACCAGTGCTGGGCGCTCGGGGCTTCCCGCAGTGCGGTGTAGTCGATGTGGCTGTAGTCCCAGCGGCTGATCAGCGGGCCGGCGAAGGCCAGCAGGAAGAGCAGCAGCAGCAGGACGGCTCCGGTGAGCGCGCCCCGGTTGTGTACGAAACGGCGCAGCACCACCGAGGCGCGCCCCGCGGGGCGTATCGGCTCCGCACCCTGGCCGGCCGCGTCGGCGGCGGCGGTCTCTATGACAGCGGTCATGGTGTCCGTACTCCTCAGGCGTTCCGGATGCGCGGGTCGAGCGCGGCGTGCAGGACGTCCGCGAGGAAGCCGGAGAGCAGCACCAGCACGGCGGCGAACACGTTGACGGCGACGACCGAGTTGACGTCGTTCTTGCCGATGGAGGAGACGAACCACTCGCCCATCCCGTGCCAGCCGAAGATCGTCTCGGTGAAGGTGGCGCCGGTGAAGAGCGCCAGGAACCCGTAGCTGAAGTACGTCGACATGGGGATCAGCGCGGTCCGCAGCCCGTGTCTGA comes from the Streptomyces sp. NBC_01471 genome and includes:
- a CDS encoding dipeptide ABC transporter ATP-binding protein, producing MTAVLEVSGLEVDFDGAPAVRGVSFSLRRGEVLGLVGESGSGKSATALAVLGLLPGNAAVRGSVRLDGTELVGASDRELSAVRGSRIGMVFQDPLSAFTPVYRIGDQIAEAVRAHQDIPRAAARARAVELLDLVGIPEPGLRAQSYPHEFSGGMRQRAMIAMAMANNPDVILADEPTTALDVTIQAQVLDVLRTAQRETGAALVLVSHDLGVIAGAADRVAVMYAGRIVESAPAEELFERPRMPYTLGLIGAVPRLDTAGEVLVPIPGSPPTAGSTGPGCPFAPRCPLAGEPCLTAEPALRTVDGHAVACVRADEIAEKRLGPLDVFPVPDIPPAAEAAPATGAAPGAPAGGTGAGAVLDVRGLVRTFPVLKGSAFKRRVGTVHAVDGVDLRIRRGETLALVGESGSGKSTTLFELLNLVRPEGGEIELFGQSLDGLGAAARRALRGQVQIVFQDPMASLDPRMTVGDIVAEPLRAQGTDRRTAAGRVPGLLGQVGLDPAHATRFPHEFSGGQRQRIGIARALSVGPKLLVLDEPVSALDVSVQAGVLNLLRRLKSELGLAYLFVSHDLSVVRHIADRVSVVYLGRTVESGAVGEVFERPRHPYTQALLSAVPLPDPVRERERQRTRILLPGDPPSPTHRYEGCRFRARCPVFARLGADERKRCESEVPVDQRHAADHVAACHFPAVREVV
- a CDS encoding ABC transporter permease, encoding MTAVIETAAADAAGQGAEPIRPAGRASVVLRRFVHNRGALTGAVLLLLLFLLAFAGPLISRWDYSHIDYTALREAPSAQHWWGTNRIGQDVFAQTIRGLQKSLLIGLLVALFSTVLASLTGACAGYFGGWTDRILMFFVDLLLVFPSFLIIAIISPRLQNGGWFAFVGLLAVFGWMITARVVRSMTLSLKEREFVRAARYMGVGPFRIIWRHVVPNIASFLIIDATIAVGGAVMSETALSYFGFGVQSPDVSLGTLIASSTGAAVTYPWMFFFAAGLLIIFVLAVNLVGDGLRDALDPTSRRRRSRKGAKR